From a single Thioalbus denitrificans genomic region:
- a CDS encoding FAD-dependent oxidoreductase: MADRPNNVFQFIEVPRVDPAKKPADERRREFAEIYGQFDAESAAIQAHRCLHCGNPYCEWKCPVHNYIPNWLQLVAEGRLLEAAEISHRTNSLPEVCGRVCPQDRLCEGACTLNDGFGAVTIGAVERYITDQALAAGWRPDLSQVVSTGKRVAIVGAGPAGLGCADILVRNGVEPVVFDRHPEIGGLLTFGIPEFKLEKSIVRTRRAIMEEMGVRFELGVEIGADIPFQRLLEEYDAVFLGMGTYTYMKGGFPGEDLPGVHEALPFLISNINRRLGYEKSPAEFIDMAGKRVVVLGGGDTAMDCNRTSIRQGAASVTCAYRRDEANMPGSRREVANAKEEGVQFLWNRQPVAVVGDGRVEGVKVVTTRLGEPDERGRRTPETVPGSEEIIPADAVIIAFGFRPNPQPWFSEFGIEVDERGRVKAPEQGQIRFQTTNPMIFAGGDMVRGSDLVVRAVFEGRNAAEGILDYLGV, translated from the coding sequence ATGGCTGACCGTCCGAACAACGTCTTCCAGTTCATCGAGGTCCCGCGCGTGGATCCGGCCAAGAAGCCGGCCGACGAGCGGCGCCGGGAGTTCGCCGAGATCTACGGCCAGTTCGACGCCGAGAGCGCGGCGATCCAGGCCCATCGCTGTCTCCACTGCGGGAATCCCTACTGCGAGTGGAAGTGCCCGGTGCACAACTACATCCCCAACTGGCTGCAGCTGGTGGCCGAGGGGCGGCTGCTGGAGGCGGCGGAGATCTCCCACCGCACCAACTCCCTGCCGGAGGTGTGCGGCCGGGTGTGTCCCCAGGATCGCCTGTGCGAGGGGGCCTGCACCCTCAACGACGGCTTCGGCGCGGTGACCATCGGCGCGGTGGAGCGCTATATCACCGACCAGGCCCTCGCCGCCGGCTGGCGTCCGGACCTCTCCCAGGTGGTCAGCACCGGCAAGCGGGTCGCCATCGTCGGCGCCGGTCCGGCCGGGCTCGGGTGCGCCGATATCCTGGTGCGCAACGGCGTGGAGCCGGTGGTGTTCGACCGCCACCCCGAAATCGGCGGCCTGCTCACCTTCGGCATCCCGGAGTTCAAGCTGGAGAAGTCCATCGTCCGCACCCGCCGCGCTATCATGGAGGAGATGGGCGTCCGCTTCGAGCTCGGGGTGGAGATCGGCGCCGACATCCCCTTCCAGCGGCTGCTGGAGGAGTATGACGCGGTGTTCCTGGGCATGGGCACCTATACCTACATGAAGGGCGGCTTCCCCGGCGAGGATCTGCCCGGGGTCCACGAGGCCCTGCCTTTCCTCATCTCCAACATCAACCGCCGCCTGGGCTACGAGAAGAGCCCCGCCGAGTTCATCGACATGGCCGGCAAGCGCGTGGTGGTGCTGGGCGGCGGCGACACCGCCATGGACTGCAACCGCACCTCCATCCGCCAGGGGGCGGCCTCGGTCACCTGCGCCTACCGCCGTGACGAGGCCAACATGCCCGGCTCCAGGCGCGAGGTGGCCAACGCCAAGGAGGAGGGGGTGCAGTTCCTCTGGAACCGCCAGCCGGTGGCGGTGGTGGGCGACGGCCGGGTGGAAGGCGTGAAGGTGGTCACCACCCGCCTGGGCGAGCCCGACGAGCGCGGCCGGCGCACGCCGGAGACGGTGCCGGGCAGTGAGGAGATCATTCCCGCCGACGCGGTCATCATCGCCTTCGGCTTCCGCCCGAACCCCCAGCCCTGGTTCAGCGAATTCGGCATCGAGGTGGACGAGCGTGGCCGGGTGAAGGCGCCCGAACAGGGGCAGATCAGGTTCCAGACCACCAACCCCATGATCTTCGCCGGCGGCGACATGGTGCGGGGCTCGGACCTCGTGGTGCGCGCCGTGTTCGAGGGCCGCAACGCCGCCGAGGGCATCCTCGACTACCTCGGGGTCTGA
- the gltB gene encoding glutamate synthase large subunit, with protein sequence MIQKPNKAACGIDYHWTGLYTPELDRDSCGFGLIAHMDGVASHRLVETAITALARMTHRGAIAADGKTGDGCGLLLKKPDGFLRAVAAEAGIALGDHYGVGMVFLNPEPALAAAARERLERALADQGLELAGWREVPTDADACGEQALRTLPGIAQVFVNAGAGMDTETLELRLFVARRLAEQALADDPVFYIPSLSGRVLSYKGLVMPHNLPQFYTDLADPRLESAVCVFHQRFSTNTLPQWRLAQPFRFLAHNGEINTVQGNRNWSVARAHKFSTPRLPEINRLLPLVRRTGSDSESLDNMLEVLLAGGIDMFRAMQMLIPPAWQNVESMDPDLRAFYEYNSMHMEPWDGPAGIVLTDGRYAACVLDRNGLRPARWVVTRDRLITLASEIGVHDYAPEDVVRKGRLKPGQMLAADTETGELLLPGEIQSNLKGRQPYKQWLRERTRRVESRLDQGENVECLLPEPLKVYEKLFGVTFEERDQILRPLGEKGNEAVGSMGDDTPQAVLSTRERSVYDYFRQQFAQVTNPPIDPLRESIVMSLETCFGPERNIFEETPEHANRAVVDSPVLCRSKHAQLLAIEDPAFAHQVFSLNYDPAVGLQAAIEQLCGSAAEAVRAGKVILVLSDREIRTDRLPIHAALAVGAVHHHLVEQGLRCDANLLVETATARDPHQFAVLLGYGATAVYPYLAYETLVDMVRVGEIEGDAGEVLAAYRKGINKGLLKILSKMGISTIASYRGAQLFEIVGLNREVVDLCFRGTSSRIQGSTFEDLQGDMAALAERAWNPRKSVDQGGLLKFIHGGEYHAFNPDVVQALRHCVTTGEYDDYLRFARLVNERPVNNLRDLLRLRDDQSPVPLEEVEPVEAITRRFDSAAMSLGALSPEAHEALATAMNRLGGRSNSGEGGEDPVRYGTERMSKIKQVASGRFGVTPAYLVNAEVLQIKIAQGAKPGEGGQLPGKKVNDLIARLRFCRPGTTLISPPPHHDIYSIEDLAQLIFDLKQVNPEALVSVKLVSEPGVGTIAAGVAKAYADLITIAGYDGGTGASPLTSVKYAGSPWELGLSETQEALRVNDLRDKVRVQTDGGLKTGLDVVKAAILGAESFGFGTAPMIALGCKYLRICHLNNCATGIATQDQRLRRDHFIGLPEMAMNYFRFVAQETREWMAKLGVRSLQDLIGRTDLLEMLPGATGKQRRLDLTPILNAARGPEDKPRFCTVDRNRPFDRGELAEQMVADMMPAIENGSGGVFHYEVKNLHRSIGARLSGEIARRYGNDGMEKAPLTVYLKGTAGQSFGVWNAGGLHLVLEGDANDYVGKGMAGGKLVLHPPRGSRFESRATPIMGNTCLYGATGGRLYAAGTAGERFGVRNSGVMAVVEGVGDHCAEYMTGGVLVVLGRTGHNFGAAMTGGLAYVLDEENTFVDLCNHEMIDIHRIDTEAMEAYRHHLRQIVEEFVKETGSDWGRQILERFEDYLGQFWLVKPKAAELENLLDSLKTRNE encoded by the coding sequence ATGATCCAGAAGCCGAACAAGGCCGCGTGCGGCATCGACTACCATTGGACCGGGCTGTATACCCCGGAACTCGACCGGGACAGCTGCGGTTTCGGTCTCATCGCGCACATGGACGGCGTGGCCAGCCATCGCCTGGTGGAGACCGCCATCACCGCCCTGGCCCGGATGACCCACCGCGGCGCCATCGCGGCCGACGGCAAGACCGGAGACGGTTGCGGCCTGCTGCTGAAGAAGCCGGACGGCTTTCTCCGGGCCGTGGCCGCCGAGGCCGGGATCGCGCTCGGGGATCACTATGGTGTCGGCATGGTGTTCCTGAACCCGGAACCGGCCCTGGCCGCCGCCGCCCGGGAGCGCCTGGAGCGGGCGCTGGCCGACCAGGGCCTGGAGCTGGCCGGCTGGCGCGAGGTGCCCACCGATGCGGATGCCTGCGGCGAGCAGGCGCTGCGCACCCTGCCCGGGATCGCCCAGGTCTTCGTCAATGCCGGCGCGGGCATGGATACCGAGACCCTGGAGCTGCGCCTGTTCGTGGCCCGGCGCCTCGCGGAGCAGGCGCTGGCGGACGACCCGGTGTTCTACATTCCCAGCCTCTCCGGCCGGGTGCTCTCCTACAAGGGGCTGGTGATGCCCCACAACCTGCCGCAGTTCTACACGGACCTGGCCGACCCGCGGCTGGAGTCGGCGGTGTGCGTCTTTCACCAGCGCTTCTCCACCAACACCCTGCCCCAGTGGCGCCTGGCCCAGCCGTTCCGGTTCCTGGCCCACAACGGCGAGATCAACACCGTCCAGGGCAACCGCAACTGGTCGGTGGCCCGGGCGCACAAGTTCTCCACCCCGCGGCTGCCCGAGATCAACCGCCTGCTGCCGCTGGTGCGGCGCACCGGTTCCGACTCCGAGAGCCTCGACAACATGCTGGAGGTGCTGCTGGCGGGCGGGATCGACATGTTCCGCGCCATGCAGATGCTCATCCCGCCGGCCTGGCAGAACGTGGAGAGCATGGACCCCGACCTGCGCGCTTTCTACGAGTACAACTCCATGCACATGGAGCCGTGGGACGGACCGGCGGGCATCGTGCTCACCGACGGCCGCTATGCCGCCTGTGTGCTGGATCGCAACGGCCTGCGTCCGGCCCGCTGGGTGGTGACCCGGGACCGGCTGATCACCCTGGCCTCGGAGATCGGCGTCCATGACTACGCGCCCGAGGACGTGGTGCGCAAGGGCCGGTTGAAGCCCGGCCAGATGCTGGCCGCCGATACCGAGACCGGCGAGCTGCTGCTGCCCGGCGAGATCCAGTCGAACCTGAAGGGCCGCCAGCCCTACAAGCAGTGGCTGCGGGAGCGCACCCGCCGCGTCGAGTCGCGCCTGGACCAGGGCGAGAACGTGGAGTGCCTGCTGCCCGAGCCGCTGAAGGTCTACGAGAAGCTGTTCGGCGTGACCTTCGAGGAGCGCGATCAGATCCTGCGGCCCCTGGGCGAGAAGGGCAACGAGGCGGTGGGTTCCATGGGGGATGACACCCCGCAGGCGGTGCTCTCCACCCGCGAGCGGTCGGTCTACGACTACTTCCGCCAGCAGTTCGCCCAGGTGACCAACCCGCCCATCGATCCGCTGCGGGAATCCATCGTCATGTCCCTGGAGACCTGCTTCGGGCCCGAGCGCAACATTTTCGAGGAGACCCCCGAGCACGCCAACCGGGCGGTGGTCGACTCGCCGGTGCTGTGCCGCAGCAAGCACGCCCAGCTGCTGGCCATCGAGGATCCGGCCTTCGCCCACCAGGTCTTCAGCCTCAACTACGATCCGGCCGTGGGCCTGCAGGCGGCCATCGAGCAGCTGTGCGGGTCCGCCGCGGAGGCGGTGCGCGCCGGCAAGGTGATCCTGGTGCTCAGCGATCGCGAGATTCGCACCGACAGGCTGCCGATCCATGCCGCGCTGGCCGTGGGCGCCGTCCACCACCACCTGGTGGAGCAGGGGCTGCGCTGCGACGCCAACCTGCTGGTGGAGACCGCCACAGCGCGGGATCCGCACCAGTTCGCGGTGCTGCTCGGCTACGGCGCCACGGCCGTCTACCCCTACCTGGCCTACGAGACCCTGGTGGACATGGTGCGGGTGGGCGAGATCGAGGGCGACGCCGGCGAGGTGCTGGCGGCCTACCGCAAGGGCATCAACAAGGGGCTGCTCAAGATTCTCTCCAAGATGGGCATCTCCACCATCGCCAGCTACCGCGGCGCCCAGCTGTTCGAGATCGTCGGCCTCAACCGCGAGGTGGTGGATCTCTGCTTCCGCGGCACTTCCAGCCGCATCCAGGGCAGCACCTTCGAGGATCTGCAGGGCGACATGGCGGCCCTGGCGGAGCGCGCCTGGAATCCGCGCAAGTCCGTCGACCAGGGGGGGCTGCTCAAGTTCATCCACGGCGGCGAGTACCACGCCTTCAACCCGGACGTGGTGCAGGCCCTGCGCCACTGCGTCACCACCGGCGAGTACGATGATTACCTGCGGTTCGCCCGGCTGGTGAACGAGCGCCCGGTGAACAACCTGCGGGATCTGCTCAGGCTGCGCGATGACCAGTCCCCGGTGCCGCTGGAGGAAGTGGAGCCGGTGGAGGCCATCACCCGGCGCTTCGACTCCGCCGCCATGTCCCTCGGCGCCCTCTCGCCCGAGGCCCACGAGGCGCTGGCCACCGCCATGAACCGGCTCGGTGGACGTTCCAACTCCGGCGAGGGCGGCGAGGACCCGGTCCGCTACGGCACCGAGCGCATGTCCAAGATCAAGCAGGTGGCCTCGGGCCGTTTCGGCGTCACCCCCGCCTACCTGGTCAATGCCGAGGTGCTGCAGATCAAGATCGCCCAGGGCGCGAAGCCCGGCGAGGGCGGCCAGCTGCCCGGCAAGAAGGTGAACGATCTCATCGCGCGGCTGCGTTTCTGCCGCCCGGGGACCACCCTCATCTCGCCGCCGCCCCACCACGACATCTACTCCATCGAGGACCTGGCGCAGCTCATCTTCGATCTCAAGCAGGTGAACCCCGAGGCCCTGGTGTCGGTGAAGCTCGTCTCCGAGCCCGGCGTGGGCACCATCGCCGCCGGCGTGGCCAAGGCCTATGCCGATCTCATCACCATCGCGGGCTACGACGGCGGCACCGGCGCGAGCCCGCTCACCAGCGTCAAGTACGCCGGCAGCCCCTGGGAGCTGGGGCTGTCCGAGACCCAGGAGGCGCTGCGGGTCAACGACCTGCGCGACAAGGTGCGGGTGCAGACCGATGGCGGGCTGAAGACCGGCCTGGACGTGGTGAAGGCGGCCATCCTCGGTGCCGAGAGCTTCGGTTTCGGCACCGCGCCGATGATCGCGCTCGGCTGCAAGTACCTGCGCATCTGCCACCTGAACAACTGCGCCACCGGCATCGCCACCCAGGACCAGCGCCTGCGGCGCGACCATTTCATCGGCCTGCCCGAGATGGCCATGAACTACTTCCGCTTCGTGGCCCAGGAGACCCGCGAGTGGATGGCGAAGCTGGGCGTGCGCTCGCTGCAGGACCTCATCGGCCGCACCGACCTGCTGGAGATGCTGCCAGGCGCGACCGGCAAGCAGCGGCGGCTCGACCTGACGCCCATCCTCAACGCCGCCCGCGGCCCCGAGGACAAGCCGCGCTTCTGCACCGTGGACCGCAACCGGCCCTTCGACCGGGGCGAGCTGGCCGAGCAGATGGTGGCGGACATGATGCCGGCCATCGAGAACGGCTCCGGCGGCGTCTTCCACTACGAGGTGAAGAACCTCCACCGCTCCATCGGCGCGCGCCTGTCCGGCGAGATTGCCCGCCGCTACGGCAACGACGGCATGGAGAAGGCGCCCCTGACCGTCTACCTGAAGGGCACCGCGGGCCAGAGCTTCGGCGTCTGGAACGCCGGCGGGCTGCACCTGGTCCTGGAGGGTGATGCCAACGACTACGTGGGCAAGGGCATGGCCGGCGGCAAGCTGGTGCTCCACCCGCCCAGGGGCAGCCGGTTCGAGAGCCGCGCCACGCCCATCATGGGCAACACCTGCCTGTACGGGGCCACCGGCGGGAGACTCTACGCCGCCGGCACCGCGGGTGAGCGCTTCGGTGTGCGGAACTCCGGCGTGATGGCGGTCGTGGAGGGGGTGGGTGATCACTGCGCCGAGTACATGACCGGCGGCGTGCTGGTGGTGCTCGGCAGGACCGGGCACAACTTCGGCGCCGCCATGACCGGCGGACTGGCCTATGTCCTGGACGAGGAGAACACCTTCGTCGATCTCTGCAACCACGAGATGATCGACATCCATCGCATCGACACCGAGGCGATGGAGGCCTACCGTCACCACCTGCGGCAGATTGTCGAGGAGTTCGTGAAGGAGACCGGCAGCGACTGGGGCCGGCAGATCCTGGAGCGCTTCGAGGACTATCTGGGCCAGTTCTGGCTGGTGAAGCCGAAGGCGGCCGAGCTGGAGAACCTGCTCGACAGCCTCAAGACCCGCAACGAATGA